The Manduca sexta isolate Smith_Timp_Sample1 chromosome 17, JHU_Msex_v1.0, whole genome shotgun sequence genome includes a window with the following:
- the LOC115449354 gene encoding DNA repair protein RAD51 homolog 4, translating to MQKLKSGEFTDLSEPVLKTLNQNRINTISEFLQEDVSKLSTLTNLNLSQIVNMRNEIFAKYCPPLINGTTILAKSLTNKKNVTCGIERLDALTGGGIPTGTITELCGLADSGKTQLCFQIAINCAKNTDNTVLYLDTKGDFSAVRIQKILEGLKYSHKDMALIMYRIRVIHIWTMEELVELFKNLNNKTLAIENLALIIIDSLPCLMFQYLGDDNKIGLTHLNEFVNKGRCLCRTLNVALLCVNIQTRWVDPDVVDVEDEETSSAFKDSYIEKRIRCLGKYWQEIPALVLVIERIQENNDESQLKIIVTKFNNASYENQQCLLNLNAFGVT from the exons atgcaaaaattaaaatctgGAGAATTTACTGATCTCTCAGAGCCTGTGTTGAAAACTTTAAACCAAAATAGAATAAACACTATATCAGAGTTTCTACAAGAGGATGTATCGAAGTTATCGacattaacaaatttaaatttatcacaAATTGTGAACATGAGAAATGAGATATTCGCAAAGTATTGCCCACCCTTAATTAACGGAACTACTATACTTGCAAaaagtttaacaaataaaaaaaatgttacgtgTGGAATAGAAAg GTTGGATGCATTAACTGGAGGTGGAATACCCACTGGAACCATTACTGAATTGTGCGGTCTAGCAGACTCTGGGAAGACACAACTTTGTTTTCAAATAGCTATCAACTGTGCAAAGAACACAGACAACACAGTATTATATCTTGATACTAAAGGAGACTTTTCTGCAGTGAGAATACAGAAGATTTTAGAaggattaaaatattcacataag GACATGGCGTTAATAATGTACAGAATAAGGGTAATCCACATATGGACAATGGAGGAGCTTGTAGAATTATTCAAaaacttaaacaataaaacattggCAATAGAAAATTTGGCTCTAATCATAATTGACTCTCTGCCATGTTTAATGTTTCAGTACTTGGgtgatgataataaaatag gaCTAACACATTTAAATGAATTTGTGAATAAAGGCAGATGTTTATGTAGAACATTGAATGTAGCCTTGCTCTGTGTGAACATACAAACAAGATGGGTGGACCCAGATGTTGTGGATGTGGAAG ATGAAGAGACAAGTTCTGCATTCAAAGATTCATATATTGAGAAGCGCATTCGTTGCTTGGGAAAATACTGGCAGGAAATACCGGCACTAGTTTTAGTGATTGAACGAATTCAAGAAAATAACGACGAGTCGCAACTAAAAATTAtagttacaaaatttaataacgctTCATATGAAAACCAACAGTGTCTTTTGAATTTAAATGCATTTGGTGTTACTTAA